A single Salmo trutta chromosome 14, fSalTru1.1, whole genome shotgun sequence DNA region contains:
- the LOC115207695 gene encoding plexin-A2 isoform X4: protein MSNANVNVTQVPVEACEQYGTCGECLSSEDPHCGWCVLLNMCARRDQCQRAEEPFRFATNIERCVKVIAHPDSIAVSAHSVPLLLEVSNVPDLSTGITCLFGEQTEVEGHVNGNRVMCLSPSGKEVPHIPEGQDWLGVALRLNSKETGQMLGSTEVKFYNCSMHHTCLSCVNSSFRCHWCKYRNLCTHNPFSCSFQEGRVNASEDCPQLLHSGEILIPAGEVRPITLRARNLPQPQSGQRGYECVLHVQGINHRVTALRFNSSSVQCQNSSYIYEGVRISDLAVDLSIIWNGNFIIDNPDKIKVHLYKCGAQRDSCGMCLRAERKFQCGWCSGEGRCTMRQHCLPISPYASRWLNVSTRNVKCTNPRITEVSPVAGPPEGGTLVTIQGLNLGLSFSELVGNVEVAGVQCTPQEEGYITAEQIVCKMASTSQGSAPGPVQLCVGECRPELRTQSSQLYSFETPTMVGLTPGRGPESGGTKVTIVGENLGAGSSVNVTFGNQTCELYRRTMSEIVCFSAPSVTGATLVQVSLSVDLAMVPGSLGFEYIEDPTVQRIEPEWSITSGHTTLMVTGTNLDVVQEPRVRVKYAGHESVNVCKVLNTTTIICFAPSLKAEYTLEQESVKHVEEFGFVFNNVQALLTYNSTSFIYYPNPYLEPLSLSGVLEQKPGSPIILKGRNLVPSASGGARLNYTVLIGDTPCSLTVSDTQLLCEPPNLTGQHKVLVQVGGLHISPGAVHIRSDSLLTLPAIFSITAGGGLLLIIVIIVLLAYRRKSHENDLTLKRLQMQMDTLESRVALECKEAFAELQTDINELTSDLDRAGIPHLDYRTYTMRVLFPGIDDHPVLRELEVSGSGQQGMEKALKQFAQLVDNKVFLLTFIHTLELQRSFSMRDRGYVASLIMTALQGRLEYATDVLKHLLSDLIERNMESKNHPKLLLRRTESVAEKMLTNWFAFLLHKFLKECAGEPLFMLYCAIKQQMEKGPIDCITGEARYSLSEDKLIRQQIEYKTLTLSCVNPDNENSPEIPVKALNCDTITQVKEKILDAVCRNMHFSQRPRAADMDLEWRQGRSARVVLQDEDITTKIEGDWKRLNTLMHYQVSDRCVVALVPKQMSSHNLPSSASFPRSISRYDVPFRSNPTSPDSPHSRMPMLTPDMESGVKVWHLVKNHDHGDQKEGERGSKMVSEIYLTRLLATKGTLQKFVDDLFETLFSTVCWGSALPLAIKYMFDFLDEQADKHGIHDMDVRHTWKSNCLPLRFWVNVIKNPQFVFDIHKSSITDACLSVVAQTFMDSCSTSEHRLGKDSPSTKLLYAKDIPHYKSWVERYYADINRLPAISDQDMNAYLAEQARLHSNEFNVLSALHEIYAYVSKYSQEIIEALEQDEQAQKQRLAYKLEQIIAAMSVES, encoded by the exons ATGTCAAATGCAAATGTAAAT GTGACCCAGGTCCCAGTGGAGGCCTGTGAGCAGTATGGGACCTGTGGAGAGTGTCTGAGCTCTGAGGATCCTCACTGCGGCTGGTGTGTCCTGCTCAACAT GTGTGCCAGAAGAGACCAATGCCAGAGAGCAGAGGAGCCCTTCCGGTTCGCCACTAATATCGAACGTTGTGTGAAAGTTATCGCTCACCCAGACAGCATTGCCGTGTCAGCACACAGTGTGCCT CTCCTGCTGGAGGTGAGCAATGTACCTGACCTCTCAACTGGGATCACCTGTTTATTTGGAGAGCAGACCGAGGTGGAGGGCCATGTCAATGGCAACAGAGTCATGTGCCTGTCCCCATCTGGCAAAGAGGTCCCACACATACCTGAAGGACAAG ACTGGTTGGGTGTTGCGCTGCGTCTGAACTCTAAGGAGACAGGTCAAATGCTGGGCAGTACAGAGGTCAAGTTCTATAACTGCAGCATGCATCACAC GTGtctgtcctgtgtgaacagtTCCTTCCGCTGCCACTGGTGTAAATATCGCAACCTGTGTACCCACAATCCCTTCAGTTGCTCCTTTCAGGAGGGCCGGGTCAACGCCTCAGAG GACTGCCCCCAGCTGCTGCATTCTGGGGAGATCCTGATCCCAGCAGGGGAGGTGAGACCCATCACCCTGAGGGCCCGGAACCTTCCACAGCCCCAGTCTGGCCAGCGGGGGTACGAGTGTGTGCTCCACGTCCAGGGAATCAACCACCGTGTCACTGCCCTGCGCTTCAACAGCTCCAGTGTGCAGTGCCAGAACAGCTCG tacatatatgagggtgtgaggatcagtgacctggcagtggaCCTCTCCATCATTTGGAATGGCAATTTCATCATCGACAATCCAGATAAGATTAAAG TGCACCTGTATAAGTGTGGTGCCCAGCGGGACAGCTGTGGCATGTGTCTGCGGGCTGAGAGGAAGTTCCAGTGTGGCTGGTGCAGTGGAGAAGGCCGTTGCACCATGAGGCAGCACTGCCTGCCCATCAGCCCCTATGCCAGCCGCTGGCTCAACGTGTCCACCAGGAACGTTAAGTGTACCAACCCACGCATAACTGAG GTGAGCCCAGTGGCAGGGCCTCCAGAGGGGGGAACACTGGTCACCATCCAGGGCCTGAACTTGGGCCTGTCCTTCTCTGAGCTGGTGGGCAACGTGGAGGTGGCAGGGGTTCAGTGTACCCCACAGGAAGAGGGCTACATCACTGCAGAACA gATTGTGTGTAAAATGGCCTCTACGTCTCAGGGAAGTGCACCTGGTCCAGTCCAGCTGTGTGTTGGTGAATGTAGACCAGAACTACGAACTCAGTCCTCCCAGCTCTATTCCTTTGAG ACCCCTACCATGGTGGGACTGACCCCTGGCCGAGGGCCTGAGTCTGGGGGCACTAAGGTCACCATCGTGGGGGAGAACCTGGGTGCTGGGAGCAGTGTGAACGTTACCTTTGGAAACCAGACTTGTGAGCTGTACAG GCGGACCATGTCGGAGATCGTGTGTTTCTCGGCACCCTCTGTGACGGGCGCCACCCTGGTGCAGGTCAGCCTCAGTGTAGATCTGGCCATGGTGCCAGGAAGCCTGGGCTTTGAGTACATCGAGGATCCCACAGTCCAGCGCATCGAGCCAGAGTGGAGCATCACTAG TGGACACACTACCCTGATGGTGACCGGGACCAACCTGGATGTGGTGCAGGAGCCGAGGGTCAGGGTCAAGTACGCCGGCCACGAGTCTGTCAAC GTGTGTAAGGTGCTCAACACCACCACGATAATCTGCTTCGCTCCCTCCCTGAAGGCAGAGTACACACTGGAGCAGGAGTCAGTGAAACACGTGGAAGAGTTTGGTTTTGTTTTCAACAATGTGCAGGCCCTGCTCACCTACAACAGTACAAGCTTCATCTACTACCCCAACCCTTACCTGGAGCCCCTCAGCTTGTCTGGGGTGCTGGAGCAGAAACCTGGCTCCCCCATCATACTCAAG GGGCGCAACCTGGTGCCCTCAGCATCTGGAGGGGCCAGGCTGAACTACACCGTGCTGATCGGGGACACACCCTGCTCCCTCACCGTCTCTGACACACAGCTCCTCTGTGAGCCCCCAAACCTCACAGGCCAGCACAAAGTCCTG GTCCAGGTGGGTGGTCTCCACATCTCTCCTGGTGCAGTCCACATCCGTTCAGACAGCCTGCTCACCCTCCCCGCCATCTTCAGCATCACGGCTGGAGGAGGCCTGCTgctcatcatcgtcatcattgTCCTATTGGCCTACAGACGAAAGTCACACGAGAATGACCTCACTCTCAAACGCCTGCAGATGCAGATGGACACCCTGGAGTCCCGGGTGGCTCTGGAGTGCAAGGAGG CGTTCGCTGAGCTGCAGACTGACATCAACGAGTTGACCAGTGACCTGGACAGGGCTGGGATCCCCCATCTGGACTACCGCACCTATACCATGAGGGTCCTCTTCCCTGGCATTGATGACCATCCGGTACTCAGGGAGCTGGAG gtgtctgGAAGCGGGCAGCAGGGTATGGAGAAGGCCCTGAAGCAGTTTGCCCAGCTGGTGGATAACAAGGTGTTCCTGCTGACCTTTATCCATACTCTGGAGCTCCAGCGCTCCTTCTCCATGCGTGACCGCGGCTACGTGGCCTCACTCATCATGACTGCGCTGCAGGGCCGTCTGGAGTACGCCACCGACGTGCTCAAACACCTCCTCTCTGACCTCATCGAGCGCAACATGGAGAGCAAGAACCACCCCAAACTACTGCTGCGCAG AACTGAGTCAGTTGCAGAGAAGATGCTGACAAATTGGTTTGCCTTCCTACTTCACAAATTCCTTAAG GAGTGTGCAGGTGAGCCTCTCTTCATGCTGTACTGTGCCATCAAGCAGCAGATGGAGAAGGGACCTATAGACTGCATCACCGGGGAGGCGCGCTACTCCCTCAGTGAAGACAAACTCATCCGCCAACAGATTGAATACAAGACCCTG ACTCTGAGCTGTGTAAACCCAGACAATGAGAACAGCCCTGAGATCCCTGTCAAGGCGCTCAATTGTGACACCATCACCCAGGTGAAGGAGAAGATCCTGGATGCTGTCTGTAGGAACATGCACTTCTCCCAGAGGCCCCGCGCTGCAGACATGGACCTAG AATGGCGCCAGGGGAGGTCGGCACGTGTGGTCCTGCAGGATGAAGACATCACCACTAAGATTGAAGGCGATTGGAAAAGACTCAACACCCTCATGCACTACCAG GTGTCAGACCGCTGTGTGGTGGCCCTGGTGCCCAAGCAGATGTCCTCTCACAACCTGCCCTCCTCAGCCAGCTTCCCACGCAGCATTAGCCGATacg ATGTACCGTTCCGCTCCAACCCCACCAGCCCTGACAGCCCTCACTCCCGCATGCCCATGCTCACCCCGGACATGGAGAGTGGGGTGAAGGTGTGGCACCTGGTCAAGAACCACGACCACGGGGACCAGAAGGAGGGCGAACGCGGCTCCAAGATGGTGTCAGAAATCtacctgaccaggctactggcTACTAAG GGTACGCTGCAGAAGTTTGTCGATGACCTGTTTGAGACTTTGTTCAGCACCGTCTGCTGGGGCAGTGCTCTGCCACTCGCCATCAAGTACATGTTTGACTTCCTGGACGAGCAGGCTGACAAGCATGGCATCCATGACATGGATGTTCGCCACACATGGAAAAGCAACTG CCTGCCTCTGCGCTTCTGGGTGAATGTGATCAAGAACCCTCAGTTTGTGTTTGACATCCACAAGAGCAGCATCACagatgcctgtctgtctgttgtggcgCAGACCTTCATGGACTCCTGCTCTACCTCAGAGCATCGCCTGGGCAAGGACTCCCCCTCCACCAAGCTACTCTACGCCAAGGACATCCCCCACTACAAGAGCTGGGTAGAGag gtACTACGCAGACATAAACCGCTTGCCTGCCATCAGCGACCAGGACATGAATGCCTACCTGGCCGAGCAGGCCCGCCTTCACTCCAATGAGTTCAATGTGCTCAGTGCCCTTCACGAGATCTACGCCTACGTCAGCAAGTACAGCCAAGAG atCATTGAGGCCCTGGAGCAGGATGAGCAGGCCCAGAAGCAGCGGCTGGCCTACAAGTTGGAGCAGATCATCGCAGCCATGTCTGTGGAGAGctga
- the LOC115207695 gene encoding plexin-A2 isoform X2, whose amino-acid sequence MRFSSTLSGLGVSGPVHSWIASCLTGLSYQVTQVPVEACEQYGTCGECLSSEDPHCGWCVLLNMCARRDQCQRAEEPFRFATNIERCVKVIAHPDSIAVSAHSVPLLLEVSNVPDLSTGITCLFGEQTEVEGHVNGNRVMCLSPSGKEVPHIPEGQDWLGVALRLNSKETGQMLGSTEVKFYNCSMHHTCLSCVNSSFRCHWCKYRNLCTHNPFSCSFQEGRVNASEDCPQLLHSGEILIPAGEVRPITLRARNLPQPQSGQRGYECVLHVQGINHRVTALRFNSSSVQCQNSSYIYEGVRISDLAVDLSIIWNGNFIIDNPDKIKVHLYKCGAQRDSCGMCLRAERKFQCGWCSGEGRCTMRQHCLPISPYASRWLNVSTRNVKCTNPRITEVSPVAGPPEGGTLVTIQGLNLGLSFSELVGNVEVAGVQCTPQEEGYITAEQIVCKMASTSQGSAPGPVQLCVGECRPELRTQSSQLYSFETPTMVGLTPGRGPESGGTKVTIVGENLGAGSSVNVTFGNQTCELYRRTMSEIVCFSAPSVTGATLVQVSLSVDLAMVPGSLGFEYIEDPTVQRIEPEWSITSGHTTLMVTGTNLDVVQEPRVRVKYAGHESVNVCKVLNTTTIICFAPSLKAEYTLEQESVKHVEEFGFVFNNVQALLTYNSTSFIYYPNPYLEPLSLSGVLEQKPGSPIILKGRNLVPSASGGARLNYTVLIGDTPCSLTVSDTQLLCEPPNLTGQHKVLVQVGGLHISPGAVHIRSDSLLTLPAIFSITAGGGLLLIIVIIVLLAYRRKSHENDLTLKRLQMQMDTLESRVALECKEAFAELQTDINELTSDLDRAGIPHLDYRTYTMRVLFPGIDDHPVLRELEVSGSGQQGMEKALKQFAQLVDNKVFLLTFIHTLELQRSFSMRDRGYVASLIMTALQGRLEYATDVLKHLLSDLIERNMESKNHPKLLLRRTESVAEKMLTNWFAFLLHKFLKECAGEPLFMLYCAIKQQMEKGPIDCITGEARYSLSEDKLIRQQIEYKTLTLSCVNPDNENSPEIPVKALNCDTITQVKEKILDAVCRNMHFSQRPRAADMDLEWRQGRSARVVLQDEDITTKIEGDWKRLNTLMHYQVSDRCVVALVPKQMSSHNLPSSASFPRSISRYDVPFRSNPTSPDSPHSRMPMLTPDMESGVKVWHLVKNHDHGDQKEGERGSKMVSEIYLTRLLATKGTLQKFVDDLFETLFSTVCWGSALPLAIKYMFDFLDEQADKHGIHDMDVRHTWKSNCLPLRFWVNVIKNPQFVFDIHKSSITDACLSVVAQTFMDSCSTSEHRLGKDSPSTKLLYAKDIPHYKSWVERYYADINRLPAISDQDMNAYLAEQARLHSNEFNVLSALHEIYAYVSKYSQEIIEALEQDEQAQKQRLAYKLEQIIAAMSVES is encoded by the exons ATGAgattctcctccactctctcagggctgggtgtctcaggccctgtacactcttggattgcatcctgcCTGACAGGCCTCTCCTACCAG GTGACCCAGGTCCCAGTGGAGGCCTGTGAGCAGTATGGGACCTGTGGAGAGTGTCTGAGCTCTGAGGATCCTCACTGCGGCTGGTGTGTCCTGCTCAACAT GTGTGCCAGAAGAGACCAATGCCAGAGAGCAGAGGAGCCCTTCCGGTTCGCCACTAATATCGAACGTTGTGTGAAAGTTATCGCTCACCCAGACAGCATTGCCGTGTCAGCACACAGTGTGCCT CTCCTGCTGGAGGTGAGCAATGTACCTGACCTCTCAACTGGGATCACCTGTTTATTTGGAGAGCAGACCGAGGTGGAGGGCCATGTCAATGGCAACAGAGTCATGTGCCTGTCCCCATCTGGCAAAGAGGTCCCACACATACCTGAAGGACAAG ACTGGTTGGGTGTTGCGCTGCGTCTGAACTCTAAGGAGACAGGTCAAATGCTGGGCAGTACAGAGGTCAAGTTCTATAACTGCAGCATGCATCACAC GTGtctgtcctgtgtgaacagtTCCTTCCGCTGCCACTGGTGTAAATATCGCAACCTGTGTACCCACAATCCCTTCAGTTGCTCCTTTCAGGAGGGCCGGGTCAACGCCTCAGAG GACTGCCCCCAGCTGCTGCATTCTGGGGAGATCCTGATCCCAGCAGGGGAGGTGAGACCCATCACCCTGAGGGCCCGGAACCTTCCACAGCCCCAGTCTGGCCAGCGGGGGTACGAGTGTGTGCTCCACGTCCAGGGAATCAACCACCGTGTCACTGCCCTGCGCTTCAACAGCTCCAGTGTGCAGTGCCAGAACAGCTCG tacatatatgagggtgtgaggatcagtgacctggcagtggaCCTCTCCATCATTTGGAATGGCAATTTCATCATCGACAATCCAGATAAGATTAAAG TGCACCTGTATAAGTGTGGTGCCCAGCGGGACAGCTGTGGCATGTGTCTGCGGGCTGAGAGGAAGTTCCAGTGTGGCTGGTGCAGTGGAGAAGGCCGTTGCACCATGAGGCAGCACTGCCTGCCCATCAGCCCCTATGCCAGCCGCTGGCTCAACGTGTCCACCAGGAACGTTAAGTGTACCAACCCACGCATAACTGAG GTGAGCCCAGTGGCAGGGCCTCCAGAGGGGGGAACACTGGTCACCATCCAGGGCCTGAACTTGGGCCTGTCCTTCTCTGAGCTGGTGGGCAACGTGGAGGTGGCAGGGGTTCAGTGTACCCCACAGGAAGAGGGCTACATCACTGCAGAACA gATTGTGTGTAAAATGGCCTCTACGTCTCAGGGAAGTGCACCTGGTCCAGTCCAGCTGTGTGTTGGTGAATGTAGACCAGAACTACGAACTCAGTCCTCCCAGCTCTATTCCTTTGAG ACCCCTACCATGGTGGGACTGACCCCTGGCCGAGGGCCTGAGTCTGGGGGCACTAAGGTCACCATCGTGGGGGAGAACCTGGGTGCTGGGAGCAGTGTGAACGTTACCTTTGGAAACCAGACTTGTGAGCTGTACAG GCGGACCATGTCGGAGATCGTGTGTTTCTCGGCACCCTCTGTGACGGGCGCCACCCTGGTGCAGGTCAGCCTCAGTGTAGATCTGGCCATGGTGCCAGGAAGCCTGGGCTTTGAGTACATCGAGGATCCCACAGTCCAGCGCATCGAGCCAGAGTGGAGCATCACTAG TGGACACACTACCCTGATGGTGACCGGGACCAACCTGGATGTGGTGCAGGAGCCGAGGGTCAGGGTCAAGTACGCCGGCCACGAGTCTGTCAAC GTGTGTAAGGTGCTCAACACCACCACGATAATCTGCTTCGCTCCCTCCCTGAAGGCAGAGTACACACTGGAGCAGGAGTCAGTGAAACACGTGGAAGAGTTTGGTTTTGTTTTCAACAATGTGCAGGCCCTGCTCACCTACAACAGTACAAGCTTCATCTACTACCCCAACCCTTACCTGGAGCCCCTCAGCTTGTCTGGGGTGCTGGAGCAGAAACCTGGCTCCCCCATCATACTCAAG GGGCGCAACCTGGTGCCCTCAGCATCTGGAGGGGCCAGGCTGAACTACACCGTGCTGATCGGGGACACACCCTGCTCCCTCACCGTCTCTGACACACAGCTCCTCTGTGAGCCCCCAAACCTCACAGGCCAGCACAAAGTCCTG GTCCAGGTGGGTGGTCTCCACATCTCTCCTGGTGCAGTCCACATCCGTTCAGACAGCCTGCTCACCCTCCCCGCCATCTTCAGCATCACGGCTGGAGGAGGCCTGCTgctcatcatcgtcatcattgTCCTATTGGCCTACAGACGAAAGTCACACGAGAATGACCTCACTCTCAAACGCCTGCAGATGCAGATGGACACCCTGGAGTCCCGGGTGGCTCTGGAGTGCAAGGAGG CGTTCGCTGAGCTGCAGACTGACATCAACGAGTTGACCAGTGACCTGGACAGGGCTGGGATCCCCCATCTGGACTACCGCACCTATACCATGAGGGTCCTCTTCCCTGGCATTGATGACCATCCGGTACTCAGGGAGCTGGAG gtgtctgGAAGCGGGCAGCAGGGTATGGAGAAGGCCCTGAAGCAGTTTGCCCAGCTGGTGGATAACAAGGTGTTCCTGCTGACCTTTATCCATACTCTGGAGCTCCAGCGCTCCTTCTCCATGCGTGACCGCGGCTACGTGGCCTCACTCATCATGACTGCGCTGCAGGGCCGTCTGGAGTACGCCACCGACGTGCTCAAACACCTCCTCTCTGACCTCATCGAGCGCAACATGGAGAGCAAGAACCACCCCAAACTACTGCTGCGCAG AACTGAGTCAGTTGCAGAGAAGATGCTGACAAATTGGTTTGCCTTCCTACTTCACAAATTCCTTAAG GAGTGTGCAGGTGAGCCTCTCTTCATGCTGTACTGTGCCATCAAGCAGCAGATGGAGAAGGGACCTATAGACTGCATCACCGGGGAGGCGCGCTACTCCCTCAGTGAAGACAAACTCATCCGCCAACAGATTGAATACAAGACCCTG ACTCTGAGCTGTGTAAACCCAGACAATGAGAACAGCCCTGAGATCCCTGTCAAGGCGCTCAATTGTGACACCATCACCCAGGTGAAGGAGAAGATCCTGGATGCTGTCTGTAGGAACATGCACTTCTCCCAGAGGCCCCGCGCTGCAGACATGGACCTAG AATGGCGCCAGGGGAGGTCGGCACGTGTGGTCCTGCAGGATGAAGACATCACCACTAAGATTGAAGGCGATTGGAAAAGACTCAACACCCTCATGCACTACCAG GTGTCAGACCGCTGTGTGGTGGCCCTGGTGCCCAAGCAGATGTCCTCTCACAACCTGCCCTCCTCAGCCAGCTTCCCACGCAGCATTAGCCGATacg ATGTACCGTTCCGCTCCAACCCCACCAGCCCTGACAGCCCTCACTCCCGCATGCCCATGCTCACCCCGGACATGGAGAGTGGGGTGAAGGTGTGGCACCTGGTCAAGAACCACGACCACGGGGACCAGAAGGAGGGCGAACGCGGCTCCAAGATGGTGTCAGAAATCtacctgaccaggctactggcTACTAAG GGTACGCTGCAGAAGTTTGTCGATGACCTGTTTGAGACTTTGTTCAGCACCGTCTGCTGGGGCAGTGCTCTGCCACTCGCCATCAAGTACATGTTTGACTTCCTGGACGAGCAGGCTGACAAGCATGGCATCCATGACATGGATGTTCGCCACACATGGAAAAGCAACTG CCTGCCTCTGCGCTTCTGGGTGAATGTGATCAAGAACCCTCAGTTTGTGTTTGACATCCACAAGAGCAGCATCACagatgcctgtctgtctgttgtggcgCAGACCTTCATGGACTCCTGCTCTACCTCAGAGCATCGCCTGGGCAAGGACTCCCCCTCCACCAAGCTACTCTACGCCAAGGACATCCCCCACTACAAGAGCTGGGTAGAGag gtACTACGCAGACATAAACCGCTTGCCTGCCATCAGCGACCAGGACATGAATGCCTACCTGGCCGAGCAGGCCCGCCTTCACTCCAATGAGTTCAATGTGCTCAGTGCCCTTCACGAGATCTACGCCTACGTCAGCAAGTACAGCCAAGAG atCATTGAGGCCCTGGAGCAGGATGAGCAGGCCCAGAAGCAGCGGCTGGCCTACAAGTTGGAGCAGATCATCGCAGCCATGTCTGTGGAGAGctga